AGCACGAGTTCACGTTGGCGGACGGTACGATGGTGAAGAGGAAAGTTTCGGAGTGTTATATATTCTTACCACAAGGAGAAGGACATACACCCGTCGTACTAGGTGAGGCTGACGATCATGCCCTACTAGGTGTTGTAACGTTGGAGATCCTAGGTTTGGTCTTCAACCCCTTCAAACGTACTCTGCAACCGATGAGAATGCTACTCGTCTAGATCGTTAACCTTACGTTCACCAAATTTGTGCGTTTTCATCTCGATGGATGTTCCTAAGCAGAATATCAGATCAACTCATTTAATATCTTCTTTTCTGTTCTAGGATTCAGAGAAATCTTTCCTATGGGCTGGCGATTCTATTCTTGTTCTCACTTGTTTCTCGTATATACTCCATCTCCATGTAAGAGCATAAGCTATGGCTGTAGAAATCATTAAAGGTGCTAACAAGCTATAACTCCCTGTCATTTCTGTTACCATTATCATAGATGCAAGAGGTACGTTTGCTATACCTCCAAAGAAAGCAGCCATTCCGACAAGAGCAAAGGCTGATGGTTGAGTTATTATTGTAGGGAAAAATAAATGAAATATACCTCCGAAAAATCCACCAAACATAGCTCCTATTACTAGAGAAGGTGCAAATAATCCTCCACTACCTCCTGAGCCAACCGTGAAGGAAGTGGAAAATATTTTTAAAATAGCTATGAGGAGAAGAACAAAGAGAGGTAATTGTTCATATATTGTTAACTGTACTACTCCATATCCCATACCAAGTACTCCATCCAATACCTTCTCTTTTGGTAAAAAGTAACCAATGAGAAATGCGATACAACCAACTATTGCACCACCTATTGCTGGTTTTATGTGTCTTGGTATCCTCAAATACCTGAAAAGGTTCCTTGTTCCATAGAATATCCTTACATAGAAAATACCAAAGATAGCAGATGCAATACCCAATAGGGCATAAAAAATCAGTTCATAAGGATTGAAATTGTATTCATGAGTTTCAAATATAGGTCTCCAGCCTATGTTAGGAAAAGAGCTAAATACTGCATAGGAAACTACTGAGGATATAGTTGCTGGAATCATTGCTTCTATCTCAAAATCCCTCCTATACAGGACTTCCATAGCAAATATAGCTCCTCCAAGTGGTGCTTTAAATATAGCCCCTAATCCTGCTGCAGCTCCACAAATCATCATCTCCCTTCTCTCCCTCTCACCTAGCTTTATGTGAGAAGCAAGAAAAGAAGCAATCCCACCACCTATCTGCATGATAGGTCCCTCTCTCCCCGCACTCCCTCCTGATCCAATGGTTATAGCAGATGCAATAGCCTTTATAATTGGTACTCTTCCCTTTATCTCTCCTCCCTTATTGTGAAAGGCATCTATTACTGCATCTGTTCCATCCCCCTCTACCTCTGGATCTAAGGAATAAACAATAAATCCTACAATAAGTCCTCCAATAGCTGGAATAAGCACAAGGACCCATAAGCGAAAAGGAGTTGAAGGGAAAGAGAAGAGGGGATGTTCTCCAGCTGGTGATACGGGATGGAATCCTGCAAAATAACCAAGGAAGAAAGCCTTTGTTAATTGTAACAAGGAATAAAAAATGAAAGTTCCGATTCCAACTACTATACCTATTATTATGCTATAAATTGACCATCTCTCTATATATTGGACTCTCATCTCCTCTATCTCTCTTTTTAACCTCATTTTTCCTGCCCTCTGTTTTGTTTTTCATCATCTCCTTTATATTTTTCACGGTTAGTCGTGGAGATGAATCGCCGTTAAGTTTATATTCCTCCAATTCCACCATCTCCTTGAGCGGGTCGCTCGGATGTGGATGGGACGTCCGAAAGCTGGAATAATGCTCCCATCCAAGACGGGTAGGGATGGTTCCAGCGAGCGGGCCATGGGCTATACGTCCATGGCAGGGGCTGGTTTGACACAGCCCTTAACTCGGTAGAATGAGTGGAGGCCCCACGACAAACCGAGAATCTCCCGGCTTTAGCTGTGGAGAGTGTCAATGTTAGAATTCGGATATGAAAAATGATAGAGATGTGATAGCATGTCTAAACCTATTGAAAAGAAATCCAGGATGTAAGAATTTCCCGTTAATCCCGAA
This genomic interval from Thermoprotei archaeon contains the following:
- a CDS encoding chloride channel protein, whose amino-acid sequence is MRVQYIERWSIYSIIIGIVVGIGTFIFYSLLQLTKAFFLGYFAGFHPVSPAGEHPLFSFPSTPFRLWVLVLIPAIGGLIVGFIVYSLDPEVEGDGTDAVIDAFHNKGGEIKGRVPIIKAIASAITIGSGGSAGREGPIMQIGGGIASFLASHIKLGERERREMMICGAAAGLGAIFKAPLGGAIFAMEVLYRRDFEIEAMIPATISSVVSYAVFSSFPNIGWRPIFETHEYNFNPYELIFYALLGIASAIFGIFYVRIFYGTRNLFRYLRIPRHIKPAIGGAIVGCIAFLIGYFLPKEKVLDGVLGMGYGVVQLTIYEQLPLFVLLLIAILKIFSTSFTVGSGGSGGLFAPSLVIGAMFGGFFGGIFHLFFPTIITQPSAFALVGMAAFFGGIANVPLASMIMVTEMTGSYSLLAPLMISTAIAYALTWRWSIYEKQVRTRIESPAHRKDFSES